One window of the Methylovirgula sp. HY1 genome contains the following:
- the odhB gene encoding 2-oxoglutarate dehydrogenase complex dihydrolipoyllysine-residue succinyltransferase: protein MTVEIRVPTLGESVSEATIGRWFKKAGDPVALDEPIVELETDKVTLEVNAPATGVLSEITVKDGETVTPGTLLGAISEGASAPRPAKAAAAVAPAVAAAAEKSSARPPSPAAAKIAADKAVDAAAIAGSGKEGQVLKGDVLAFLANEPAPSPSAAASPAPVQFRAPSSPADAGREERVRMTKLRQTIARRLKDAQAVAAMLTTFNEVDMSEIMALRTRYKDVFEKKYGAKLGFMGFFVKACVGALKEIPAVNAEIDGVDLVYKNYYHLGIAVGTDKGLVVPVVRDADQLGIAAIEKKIADLGRRARDGMLTIDAMQGGTFTITNGGIYGSLMSTPILNAPQSGILGMHKIQERPVVVAGKIEIRPMMYLALTYDHRIVDGKEAVTFLVRVKEALEDPARLVLDL from the coding sequence ATGACGGTTGAAATTCGCGTCCCTACGTTAGGGGAATCGGTGAGCGAAGCGACGATCGGACGGTGGTTCAAAAAGGCCGGCGATCCGGTTGCGCTCGATGAGCCGATCGTCGAACTCGAAACTGACAAAGTCACGCTCGAAGTCAATGCGCCGGCAACCGGGGTGTTGTCGGAAATCACGGTGAAAGACGGCGAGACGGTTACGCCCGGCACGCTTCTCGGCGCGATCAGCGAAGGGGCTTCGGCGCCACGTCCGGCGAAGGCCGCGGCCGCTGTCGCCCCGGCTGTTGCCGCGGCGGCTGAAAAATCCAGCGCCCGGCCGCCGTCGCCGGCCGCTGCCAAGATCGCTGCCGATAAAGCTGTCGATGCTGCGGCGATCGCCGGCTCCGGCAAAGAAGGCCAAGTGCTGAAAGGCGATGTCTTGGCTTTTCTCGCGAATGAGCCCGCGCCGTCACCGTCGGCTGCTGCATCTCCTGCGCCTGTGCAATTTCGTGCGCCATCGAGTCCGGCCGATGCGGGCCGGGAGGAGCGCGTGCGGATGACCAAATTGCGCCAGACGATTGCCCGGCGCTTGAAGGATGCGCAGGCGGTTGCCGCCATGCTGACGACGTTCAACGAAGTCGACATGAGCGAAATCATGGCGCTGCGCACGCGCTACAAGGATGTGTTCGAGAAAAAATATGGGGCGAAGCTCGGCTTCATGGGCTTTTTCGTCAAAGCCTGCGTCGGTGCCTTGAAGGAAATCCCGGCGGTCAATGCGGAGATCGACGGTGTCGATCTCGTCTATAAGAATTATTATCATCTCGGCATTGCTGTCGGCACCGACAAGGGCCTCGTCGTGCCGGTTGTGCGCGACGCCGACCAACTCGGCATTGCCGCGATCGAAAAGAAGATCGCCGATCTCGGCCGCCGCGCGCGCGACGGCATGCTGACGATCGACGCGATGCAGGGCGGCACATTCACCATCACCAATGGCGGTATTTATGGTTCGTTGATGTCGACGCCGATTCTCAATGCGCCGCAATCCGGCATTCTCGGCATGCATAAAATCCAGGAGCGCCCGGTTGTGGTCGCCGGCAAGATCGAAATCCGGCCGATGATGTACCTCGCGCTGACTTATGATCACCGGATCGTCGACGGCAAGGAGGCGGTGACGTTTCTGGTGCGGGTGAAAGAGGCGCTGGAGGATCCGGCGCGGCTGGTGCTGGATTTGTAA
- a CDS encoding MAPEG family protein, with the protein MHSAELLALELSVLLFIAHLAAQNFFARAEFDDEYLMSARDENRRVKGIKAGRAHRALANFVENYAPFVALDLGLIATGQTGGWGAMIWVIGRICYLPAYILGIPVVRSLFWVVSIIGLLMMLARLAGF; encoded by the coding sequence ATGCATTCCGCCGAACTTCTCGCGCTCGAACTCAGCGTGCTGCTATTCATTGCACATCTGGCCGCCCAGAATTTTTTCGCGCGCGCCGAATTTGACGATGAATATCTCATGAGCGCGCGCGACGAGAACCGCCGGGTAAAGGGCATCAAGGCCGGCCGCGCGCATCGCGCTCTGGCCAATTTTGTCGAGAATTACGCTCCCTTTGTCGCGCTCGATCTTGGCCTCATCGCGACCGGCCAGACCGGCGGCTGGGGCGCAATGATTTGGGTCATCGGACGCATTTGCTACTTGCCTGCATACATCCTCGGTATTCCCGTCGTGCGCAGTTTATTCTGGGTGGTTTCGATCATCGGCTTGCTCATGATGCTCGCGCGGCTGGCGGGATTCTGA
- the lpdA gene encoding dihydrolipoyl dehydrogenase — translation MYDLTIIGTGPGGYVCAIRAAQLGLKVAVVEKRKTFGGTCLNIGCIPSKALLHASEKFAEAAHDLPAFGVITGKPQLDLVAMMKHKSDTVAGNVNGVAFLLKKNKIDPFIGHGTIIAPGKIEVTAEDGTKQTIETKSIVIATGSEVTPLPGVTIDEKQIVSSTGALELEEVPGKLLVVGAGVIGLELGSVWSRLGADVTVVEFLDRILPGADTEIGKQAQRMLEKQGLKFLLGHKVGKIEKTKTGLKIAVEPTAGGAATDLGADVVLVAIGRRPFTQNLGLEGLGVALERGRVVIDDRFATNIPGLYAIGDVVRGPMLAHKAEDEGIAVAEILAGQHGHVNYNVIPGVVYTIPEIASVGATEEELQAKGVAYKVGKFPFSANGRARAMRATEGFVKFLADATTDRVLGVHVVGPFAGELIAEAAVLMEFSGSAEDLARICHAHPTLSEAMREAALAVDKRAIHI, via the coding sequence ATGTACGATCTCACAATTATCGGCACCGGCCCCGGCGGTTATGTCTGCGCCATCCGCGCGGCGCAATTGGGCTTGAAAGTCGCTGTCGTCGAAAAGCGCAAGACGTTTGGCGGCACTTGCCTCAACATCGGCTGCATTCCCTCAAAAGCGCTGCTCCACGCGTCGGAGAAATTCGCCGAAGCCGCGCATGATCTGCCAGCCTTCGGCGTCATCACCGGCAAGCCGCAACTCGATCTCGTCGCGATGATGAAGCACAAGAGCGATACGGTTGCAGGCAATGTCAATGGCGTCGCTTTCTTGCTCAAGAAGAACAAGATCGATCCCTTCATCGGGCATGGCACGATCATAGCGCCCGGCAAGATCGAGGTGACGGCGGAAGATGGGACGAAGCAGACGATCGAGACGAAATCGATCGTCATTGCCACCGGCTCCGAGGTTACCCCATTGCCGGGCGTGACGATTGACGAGAAGCAGATCGTGTCTTCGACCGGCGCGCTCGAACTCGAAGAAGTGCCGGGCAAGCTCTTGGTCGTGGGCGCCGGCGTCATCGGCCTCGAACTCGGCTCGGTCTGGAGCCGGCTTGGCGCGGACGTGACCGTCGTCGAATTCCTCGATCGGATTTTGCCGGGTGCCGATACTGAGATCGGCAAGCAGGCGCAGCGCATGCTCGAAAAGCAGGGGCTGAAATTTTTGCTCGGGCATAAGGTCGGCAAGATCGAAAAAACCAAGACCGGACTCAAAATTGCCGTCGAGCCAACGGCGGGTGGCGCGGCCACCGACCTTGGCGCCGATGTCGTGCTCGTTGCGATCGGTCGCAGACCTTTCACGCAAAATCTCGGGCTCGAAGGGCTCGGCGTCGCGCTGGAGCGCGGGCGCGTCGTCATCGACGACCGTTTCGCCACCAACATCCCCGGCCTTTACGCGATCGGCGATGTCGTGCGTGGGCCGATGCTCGCGCATAAGGCGGAGGACGAAGGGATCGCTGTCGCCGAAATTCTTGCCGGCCAGCATGGCCATGTGAATTACAATGTGATTCCGGGCGTCGTCTATACGATCCCGGAAATCGCGTCGGTCGGGGCAACCGAGGAAGAGCTCCAGGCGAAAGGGGTTGCTTACAAAGTCGGGAAATTTCCCTTCAGCGCGAATGGCCGGGCGCGGGCAATGCGGGCGACCGAAGGTTTCGTCAAATTCTTGGCTGACGCGACCACCGATCGCGTGCTCGGCGTCCATGTCGTCGGCCCATTCGCCGGCGAGCTCATCGCCGAGGCGGCCGTGCTGATGGAATTCTCAGGCTCGGCGGAAGATCTCGCCCGCATCTGCCATGCGCATCCGACGCTTTCGGAAGCCATGAGAGAAGCCGCGCTCGCGGTGGATAAGCGCGCGATCCATATTTGA
- a CDS encoding DUF1778 domain-containing protein has product MPFEPTNRTEKLDLRLTKSAKRILQAAAMVARKSVSEFVLESALNEAEERLADRRVFTLDAERWEAFVAALDAPPRRHPRLERLFREKSVFDPES; this is encoded by the coding sequence ATGCCCTTTGAGCCCACCAATCGCACCGAAAAGCTTGATCTGCGCCTGACGAAATCTGCAAAGCGGATTTTGCAGGCGGCGGCGATGGTCGCGCGCAAATCTGTCAGCGAATTCGTTCTCGAATCCGCGCTGAACGAAGCAGAAGAACGGCTGGCTGATCGTCGCGTCTTTACGCTCGATGCGGAGCGCTGGGAGGCTTTCGTTGCAGCCCTCGATGCGCCGCCGCGCCGGCATCCGCGGCTTGAACGGCTGTTTCGTGAAAAGTCTGTTTTCGATCCCGAGTCGTGA
- a CDS encoding GNAT family N-acetyltransferase — protein sequence MTRPLRIEKLQRTHVVDAFACGQADLDRFLIRHALQAQQANSSQTYVGLNGVKVVGYYTIVAGEVRHADAPARVTKGMPRHPIPLLVLARLAVHREWQGRGLGAGLLLDALGRVLQAADIVGVRALAVHAKDDAAESFYKHFGFVPSPTDSRHLFILIKDIRAAAGE from the coding sequence GTGACACGTCCGCTGCGCATCGAAAAATTGCAGCGCACTCATGTGGTCGACGCCTTCGCCTGTGGTCAAGCCGACCTCGATCGCTTTCTCATTCGTCATGCTTTGCAGGCGCAGCAAGCAAATTCCTCGCAGACCTATGTCGGCCTGAACGGCGTGAAGGTCGTTGGCTATTATACGATCGTCGCGGGCGAAGTGCGGCACGCGGATGCGCCCGCGCGGGTCACCAAAGGCATGCCGCGCCATCCGATCCCGCTTCTGGTGCTTGCGCGCCTTGCTGTCCATCGCGAATGGCAAGGCCGCGGTCTTGGTGCAGGGCTACTGCTCGATGCGCTCGGCCGCGTGTTGCAGGCCGCAGATATCGTCGGGGTGCGGGCACTTGCGGTCCATGCGAAAGATGATGCGGCGGAATCGTTCTATAAGCATTTCGGATTCGTGCCGTCGCCCACCGACTCGCGCCATCTGTTCATATTGATCAAGGACATTCGCGCCGCTGCCGGCGAATGA